One region of Molothrus aeneus isolate 106 chromosome 1, BPBGC_Maene_1.0, whole genome shotgun sequence genomic DNA includes:
- the RIPOR2 gene encoding rho family-interacting cell polarization regulator 2 isoform X2 has product MFRLWDKRPEGPDASSEKKEEQHSRFSQKGISPRLPDIMSIGSHSFSPGGPNGIIRSQSFAGFSGLQERRSRCNSFVENSSALKKPQAKVKKMHNLGHKNSTTPKEPQPKRMEEVYRALKSGLDEYLEVHQTELDKLTTQLKDMKRNSRLGVLYDLDKQIKAVERYMRRLEFHISKVDELYEAYCIQRRLCDGASKMKQAFAMSPASKAARESLTEINRSYKEYTENMCTIEAELENLLGEFCIKMKGLAGFARLCPGDQYEIFMRYGRQRWKLKGKIEVNGKQSWDGEEMVFLPLIVGLISIKVTEVKGLATHILVGSVTCETKDLFAARPQVVAVDINDLGTVKLNLEITWYPFDVEDLTPSTGNVSKASALQRRMSMYSQGTPETPTFKDHSFFSNLPDDVFENGTAATEKRPLSFTFGDLPYEDAVPPANSAESSCAHVSSSPDITATPTQHRALESSQSSSLDCSSSDSHRDSVAEPKDLLSHGEGAVAESKNTPRAAPEVCQKVSDAGSNRVFVETSVPVSLLQDTDEGSELKPVELDTYEGNITKQLVKRLTSAETPLTPERLPCEGSISGESEGYKSYLDGSIEEALQGLLLALEPHKEQYKEFQDLDQEVMHLDDILKPNESLQWIKLVSNTNTGPDLSSMIYRTEHPEARGHLSEALTEDTGVGTSVAGSPLPLTTGNDSLDITIVKHLQYCTQLIQQIVFSSKTPFVTRDLLDKLSRQILVVENIAEISTENLGNITSLTDAIPEFHKKLSLLAFWMKCTGPAGVYHTSADKMMKQLDINFATTVNEECPGLAETVFRILVSQILDRTEPVLYSSMSSETITVFQYYSYFASHSVCDLGSYLLQLAKEASVVQVLQSVKDGKLQHNMSKINSNNLPPQQEVLRALALLLNENKNEVSETVASLLTATAENRHFREKALIYYCEALTQPNLQLQKAACLALRYLKATESIKMLVTLCQSDNEEIRKVASETLLSLGEDGRLAYEQLDKFPREFVKVGSRRGTEAATAF; this is encoded by the exons gAATATCTCCGAGGCTCCCTGACATCATGTCAATAGGATCACATTCATTCTCCCCAGGAGGTCCTAATGGGATTATTAGAAGTCAGTCCTTCGCTGGCTTCAGCGGGCTCCAGGAAAGACGGTCCAG GTGTAACTCCTTTGTTGAAAATTCCTCAGCGCTCAAGAAGCCCCAAGCAAAGGTGAAGAAAATGCATAACTTGGGCCATAAGAACAGCACCACGCCCAAAGAACCCCAGCCTAAAAGGATGGAAGAGGTCTACCGAGCCCTGAAGAGTGGCCTGGA TGAGTATCTGGAAGTTCACCAGACAGAGCTGGATAAGCTGACTACTCAGTTAAAAGACATGAAAAGAAACTCACGCCTG GGAGTCCTGTACGATTTAGATAAG caAATCAAAGCAGTTGAGAGATACATGAGAAGGCTGGAGTTCCACATTAGCAAG GTGGATGAGCTTTATGAAGCCTATTGTATCCAAAGACGTCTCTGTGATGGTGCCAGCAAAATGAAGCAAGCTTTTGCAATGTCTCCTGCCAGCAAAGCTGCTCGAGAGAGTTTGACTGAAATCAACAGGAGCTACAAGGAGTACACCGAG AACATGTGTACCATAGAAGCAGAGCTAGAAAACCTATTGGGGGAGTTCTGCATCAAGATGAAAG GTCTGGCTGGCTTCGCTCGGCTCTGCCCAGGAGATCAATATGAG attttcatgCGTTACGGTCGCCAGCGCTGGAAACTGAAAGGCAAGATAGAAGTGAATGGCAAGCAAAGCTGGGATGGAGAAGAGATGGTTTTCCTCCCTCTCATTGTTGGACTGATCTCCATTAAG GTCACAGAAGTTAAAGGGCTTGCTACTCATATCCTTGTGGGAAGTGTAACCTGTGAGACAAAAGACCTGTTTGCAGCTCGGCCTCAGGTGGTTGCAGTAGACATTAATGACCTTGGCACAGTAAAGCTGAACCTTGAGATCACCTGGTA CCCCTTTGATGTTGAAGACTTGACCCCATCCACAGGAAATGTGAGCAAGGCATCTGCTCTCCAGAGGAGAATGTCCATGTACAGCCAAGGCACTCCTGAAACACCAACCTTCAAGGACCACTCATTCTTT TCGAATTTGCCAGATGATGTCTTTGAAAATGGCACAGCGGCCACTGAGAAGCGGCCTCTCTCCTTCACTTTTGGTGACCTGCCTTATGAAGATGCTGTGCCCCCTGCCAACTCAGCAGAGTCCTCCTGTGCTCACGTCAGCTCCAGCCCTGACATCACTGCCACCCCCACCCAGCACCGAGCCCTGGAGTCCTCCCAGAGCTCAAGCCTAGACTGTAGCAGCAGCGACTCCCACAGAGACTCTGTTGCTGAGCCAAAGGACCTGCTGTCCCACGGAGAGGGAGCGGTGGCTGAGAGCAAGAacacccccagggcagctcctgaagTTTGCCAAAAGGTCTCTGATGCTGGGAGCAATCGTGTCTTTGTGGAAACGAGTGTCCCGGTGTCTCTCCTGCAGGACACGGATGAAGGCTCAGAACTCAAGCCTGTGGAGCTGGATACCTATGAGGGCAACATCACAAAGCAGCTGGTCAAAAGGCTTACATCAGCAGAGACACCCCTGACCCCAGAGAGGCTGCCTTGTGAGGGATCCATTAGTGGGGAATCAGAAGGATATAAGTCTTATCTCGATGGAAGCATTGAGGAAGCCTTGCAAGGGCTTCTCTTAGCTCTTGAGCCACATAAAGAGCAGTATAAAGAGTTTCAGGACCTGGATCAAGAAGTGATGCATCTAGATGACATCCTAAAA CCGAATGAGTCTTTGCAGTGGATTAAGCTTGTCAGTAACACTAACACAGGGCCAGATTTAAGCAGCATGAT TTACAGGACGGAGCACCCAGAGGCCAGAGGCCACCTGAGCGAAGCTCTCACCGAGGACACAGGCGTGGGCACCAGCGTGGCTGGCAGCCCTCTGCCCCTGACCACAGGCAACGACAGCCTGGATATAACCATAGTTAAGCACTTGCAGTACTGCACCCAGCTCATTCAG CAAATTGTGTTCTCCAGTAAAACACCATTTGTGACAAGAGACCTCCTGGATAAGCTGTCCAGGCAGATCCTCGTGGTGGAGAATATTGCCGAGATCAGCACTGAGAACTTGGGAAACATCACCTCTCTTACTGATG CAATTCCAGAGTTTCACAAGAAGCTGTCACTGCTGGCTTTCTGGATGAAGTGTACTGGCCCTGCAGGAGTGTATCACACCTCTGCAGACAAGATGATGAAGCAGTTGGATATCAATTTTGCCACCACTGTGAATGAGGAGTGTCCGGGACTTGCAGAAACAG TCTTCAGGATCCTGGTGTCTCAGATCCTGGACCGGACGGAGCCTGTCCTCTACTCCAGCATGTCCTCCGAGACCATTACTGTCTTTCAGTATTACAGCTACTTTGCCAGCCACAGCGTCTGTGACCTTGGGAGCTATTTGCTGCAGCTTGCCAAAGAAG CATCTGTGGTTCAGGTGCTGCAGTCAGTGAAAGACGGAAAACTGCAGCACAACATGTCCAAAATAAACTCCAACAACCTTCCACCACAGCAGGAAGTTTTAAGAGCTTTGGCTTTACTTctcaatgaaaataaaaatgaagtcaGTGAGACTGTGGCATCACTTCTGACAGCAACTGCAGAAAACAGGCACTTCAGGGAGAAG GCCTTGATTTATTACTGTGAAGCACTAACCCAGCCCAACctccagctgcagaaagcagctTGCTTGGCTCTAAGATACCTCAAG GCTACTGAGAGCATTAAAATGCTGGTCACGCTCTGCCAGTCTGACAATGAAGAGATCAGAAAAGTGGCATCCGAAACCCTGCTCTCCCTTG GTGAAGATGGGAGACTGGCATATGAACAGCTGGACAAATTTCCCCGGGAATTTGTTAAAGTTGGAAGCCGCCGTGGAACTGAAGCTGCCACAGCTTTTTAG
- the RIPOR2 gene encoding rho family-interacting cell polarization regulator 2 isoform X1 → MFRLWDKRPEGPDASSEKKEEQHSRFSQKGISPRLPDIMSIGSHSFSPGGPNGIIRSQSFAGFSGLQERRSRCNSFVENSSALKKPQAKVKKMHNLGHKNSTTPKEPQPKRMEEVYRALKSGLDEYLEVHQTELDKLTTQLKDMKRNSRLGVLYDLDKQIKAVERYMRRLEFHISKVDELYEAYCIQRRLCDGASKMKQAFAMSPASKAARESLTEINRSYKEYTENMCTIEAELENLLGEFCIKMKGLAGFARLCPGDQYEIFMRYGRQRWKLKGKIEVNGKQSWDGEEMVFLPLIVGLISIKVTEVKGLATHILVGSVTCETKDLFAARPQVVAVDINDLGTVKLNLEITWYPFDVEDLTPSTGNVSKASALQRRMSMYSQGTPETPTFKDHSFFSNLPDDVFENGTAATEKRPLSFTFGDLPYEDAVPPANSAESSCAHVSSSPDITATPTQHRALESSQSSSLDCSSSDSHRDSVAEPKDLLSHGEGAVAESKNTPRAAPEVCQKVSDAGSNRVFVETSVPVSLLQDTDEGSELKPVELDTYEGNITKQLVKRLTSAETPLTPERLPCEGSISGESEGYKSYLDGSIEEALQGLLLALEPHKEQYKEFQDLDQEVMHLDDILKCKPAVSRSRSSSLSLTVESALESFDFLNTSDFDDEDGGGVEVCNGGGGADSVFSDTEIEKNSYRTEHPEARGHLSEALTEDTGVGTSVAGSPLPLTTGNDSLDITIVKHLQYCTQLIQQIVFSSKTPFVTRDLLDKLSRQILVVENIAEISTENLGNITSLTDAIPEFHKKLSLLAFWMKCTGPAGVYHTSADKMMKQLDINFATTVNEECPGLAETVFRILVSQILDRTEPVLYSSMSSETITVFQYYSYFASHSVCDLGSYLLQLAKEASVVQVLQSVKDGKLQHNMSKINSNNLPPQQEVLRALALLLNENKNEVSETVASLLTATAENRHFREKALIYYCEALTQPNLQLQKAACLALRYLKATESIKMLVTLCQSDNEEIRKVASETLLSLGEDGRLAYEQLDKFPREFVKVGSRRGTEAATAF, encoded by the exons gAATATCTCCGAGGCTCCCTGACATCATGTCAATAGGATCACATTCATTCTCCCCAGGAGGTCCTAATGGGATTATTAGAAGTCAGTCCTTCGCTGGCTTCAGCGGGCTCCAGGAAAGACGGTCCAG GTGTAACTCCTTTGTTGAAAATTCCTCAGCGCTCAAGAAGCCCCAAGCAAAGGTGAAGAAAATGCATAACTTGGGCCATAAGAACAGCACCACGCCCAAAGAACCCCAGCCTAAAAGGATGGAAGAGGTCTACCGAGCCCTGAAGAGTGGCCTGGA TGAGTATCTGGAAGTTCACCAGACAGAGCTGGATAAGCTGACTACTCAGTTAAAAGACATGAAAAGAAACTCACGCCTG GGAGTCCTGTACGATTTAGATAAG caAATCAAAGCAGTTGAGAGATACATGAGAAGGCTGGAGTTCCACATTAGCAAG GTGGATGAGCTTTATGAAGCCTATTGTATCCAAAGACGTCTCTGTGATGGTGCCAGCAAAATGAAGCAAGCTTTTGCAATGTCTCCTGCCAGCAAAGCTGCTCGAGAGAGTTTGACTGAAATCAACAGGAGCTACAAGGAGTACACCGAG AACATGTGTACCATAGAAGCAGAGCTAGAAAACCTATTGGGGGAGTTCTGCATCAAGATGAAAG GTCTGGCTGGCTTCGCTCGGCTCTGCCCAGGAGATCAATATGAG attttcatgCGTTACGGTCGCCAGCGCTGGAAACTGAAAGGCAAGATAGAAGTGAATGGCAAGCAAAGCTGGGATGGAGAAGAGATGGTTTTCCTCCCTCTCATTGTTGGACTGATCTCCATTAAG GTCACAGAAGTTAAAGGGCTTGCTACTCATATCCTTGTGGGAAGTGTAACCTGTGAGACAAAAGACCTGTTTGCAGCTCGGCCTCAGGTGGTTGCAGTAGACATTAATGACCTTGGCACAGTAAAGCTGAACCTTGAGATCACCTGGTA CCCCTTTGATGTTGAAGACTTGACCCCATCCACAGGAAATGTGAGCAAGGCATCTGCTCTCCAGAGGAGAATGTCCATGTACAGCCAAGGCACTCCTGAAACACCAACCTTCAAGGACCACTCATTCTTT TCGAATTTGCCAGATGATGTCTTTGAAAATGGCACAGCGGCCACTGAGAAGCGGCCTCTCTCCTTCACTTTTGGTGACCTGCCTTATGAAGATGCTGTGCCCCCTGCCAACTCAGCAGAGTCCTCCTGTGCTCACGTCAGCTCCAGCCCTGACATCACTGCCACCCCCACCCAGCACCGAGCCCTGGAGTCCTCCCAGAGCTCAAGCCTAGACTGTAGCAGCAGCGACTCCCACAGAGACTCTGTTGCTGAGCCAAAGGACCTGCTGTCCCACGGAGAGGGAGCGGTGGCTGAGAGCAAGAacacccccagggcagctcctgaagTTTGCCAAAAGGTCTCTGATGCTGGGAGCAATCGTGTCTTTGTGGAAACGAGTGTCCCGGTGTCTCTCCTGCAGGACACGGATGAAGGCTCAGAACTCAAGCCTGTGGAGCTGGATACCTATGAGGGCAACATCACAAAGCAGCTGGTCAAAAGGCTTACATCAGCAGAGACACCCCTGACCCCAGAGAGGCTGCCTTGTGAGGGATCCATTAGTGGGGAATCAGAAGGATATAAGTCTTATCTCGATGGAAGCATTGAGGAAGCCTTGCAAGGGCTTCTCTTAGCTCTTGAGCCACATAAAGAGCAGTATAAAGAGTTTCAGGACCTGGATCAAGAAGTGATGCATCTAGATGACATCCTAAAA TGCAAGCCAGCAGTAAGCCGAAGCAGGTCCTCCAGTTTAAGTCTAACAGTTGAAAGTGCTTTAGAAAGCTTTGATTTCCTGAACACCTCTGACTTTGATGATGAGGATGGTGGTGGTGTGGAGGTTTGTAATGGTGGAGGAGGTGCAGACTCGGTATTTTCAGATACTGAGATTGAGAAGAATAG TTACAGGACGGAGCACCCAGAGGCCAGAGGCCACCTGAGCGAAGCTCTCACCGAGGACACAGGCGTGGGCACCAGCGTGGCTGGCAGCCCTCTGCCCCTGACCACAGGCAACGACAGCCTGGATATAACCATAGTTAAGCACTTGCAGTACTGCACCCAGCTCATTCAG CAAATTGTGTTCTCCAGTAAAACACCATTTGTGACAAGAGACCTCCTGGATAAGCTGTCCAGGCAGATCCTCGTGGTGGAGAATATTGCCGAGATCAGCACTGAGAACTTGGGAAACATCACCTCTCTTACTGATG CAATTCCAGAGTTTCACAAGAAGCTGTCACTGCTGGCTTTCTGGATGAAGTGTACTGGCCCTGCAGGAGTGTATCACACCTCTGCAGACAAGATGATGAAGCAGTTGGATATCAATTTTGCCACCACTGTGAATGAGGAGTGTCCGGGACTTGCAGAAACAG TCTTCAGGATCCTGGTGTCTCAGATCCTGGACCGGACGGAGCCTGTCCTCTACTCCAGCATGTCCTCCGAGACCATTACTGTCTTTCAGTATTACAGCTACTTTGCCAGCCACAGCGTCTGTGACCTTGGGAGCTATTTGCTGCAGCTTGCCAAAGAAG CATCTGTGGTTCAGGTGCTGCAGTCAGTGAAAGACGGAAAACTGCAGCACAACATGTCCAAAATAAACTCCAACAACCTTCCACCACAGCAGGAAGTTTTAAGAGCTTTGGCTTTACTTctcaatgaaaataaaaatgaagtcaGTGAGACTGTGGCATCACTTCTGACAGCAACTGCAGAAAACAGGCACTTCAGGGAGAAG GCCTTGATTTATTACTGTGAAGCACTAACCCAGCCCAACctccagctgcagaaagcagctTGCTTGGCTCTAAGATACCTCAAG GCTACTGAGAGCATTAAAATGCTGGTCACGCTCTGCCAGTCTGACAATGAAGAGATCAGAAAAGTGGCATCCGAAACCCTGCTCTCCCTTG GTGAAGATGGGAGACTGGCATATGAACAGCTGGACAAATTTCCCCGGGAATTTGTTAAAGTTGGAAGCCGCCGTGGAACTGAAGCTGCCACAGCTTTTTAG